In Zingiber officinale cultivar Zhangliang chromosome 3B, Zo_v1.1, whole genome shotgun sequence, a single window of DNA contains:
- the LOC122056652 gene encoding uncharacterized protein LOC122056652, with translation MERGATNPPPATDRSSPKPKFSVYQNPAISAALTAQSRRPSPYELFLLFSWSLASCVSLFYLHSRGEDLVKIIIRLRISSSTSEFLVKSLKTVIVLVFVTFLSTLVRALSLRNTNNALRIAAAGLSSHKAKEHQTALTSRQSLLGLNTIPSESVSNIESNKKPPKSRSILASESLGPISRSTFSYTPYRESRIASDQLYSSSGKKATLSPMSPPSSQSQHVSPVSPWSRRSAGRAKGIQSEAMLEQYLAQVGEMYTEPTPVEATPSPPLRGFVIASPSSVTSQSTSGAARSTALRPARMSPGSHQKYSTSPKKREGDLPPPFSMEQMVEAFESLGIYPQIEVWRDHLRQWFSSMLINPLYRKIQTNHIQVAQTAASVGITITVSQIGIDSLNGSAPVNLSPITGTTEWLPTVTVDEDGLLHQLRASLLQARDGSISQTQFARMQQPQANSILPFIQACIDAITDHQRLKKLMKGELIKGLLPQSSVRAEYTVKRVRELAEGTCLKNYDYMGNGCANDKGDKKWNNELPTDSHLLLYLFCAFLEHPQWMLHVDPTSYSSAQYSKNPLFLGLLPPADRFPEKYVAVISGVPSVLHPGACILAIGKQSPLTFALYWDKKLQFSLQGRTALWDSILLLCHRIETSYGGVVRGVHLGSSALNILPVFNTDTEN, from the exons ATGGAACGCGGCGCGACGAACCCTCCGCCTGCTACCGATCGCTCCTCGCCCAAGCCCAAGTTTTCGGTGTACCAGAACCCCGCGATCTCCGCCGCTCTCACTGCCCAGAGCCGCCGCCCCTCGCCATACgagctcttcctcctcttctcctggTCCCTCGCCTCCTGCGTATCCCTATTTTACCTCCACTCCAG GGGAGAAGATCTCGTCAAAATCATCATTCGGCTCCGGATCTCCTCTAGCACATCAG AGTTTCTTGTTAAGTCATTGAAAACGGTGATTGTGCTGGTGTTTGTCACCTTCCTCTCAACTTTAGTTCGAGCCTTATCACTGCGAAATACGAACAATGCTTTGCGAATTGCTGCTGCTGGGTTGTCTTCCCACAAAGCCAAAGAGCATCAGACTGCGCTCACTTCCCGCCAGAGCCTTTTAGGCTTGAACACAATCCCATCTGAGAGTGTTAGTAACATAGAGTCTAACAAGAAGCCGCCCAAGTCAAGGTCCATTTTGGCTTCTGAGTCTCTTGGCCCTATCAGTAGGTCAACCTTCAGCTATACACCTTATCGCGAATCTCGAATTGCCTCTGACCAACTGTATTCAAGCAGTGGAAAGAAGGCTACATTGTCACCAATGTCACCACCTTCTTCTCAGTCTCAACATGTATCTCCTGTGAGCCCATGGTCAAGGAGAAGTGCAGGACGTGCAAAGGGTATTCAGTCAGAGGCAATGCTGGAGCAATACTTGGCTCAAGTGGGTGAGATGTATACTGAACCAACTCCTGTCGAGGCTACACCTTCACCACCTCTTCGAGGTTTTGTCATTGCTAGTCCTAGTTCAGTTACTTCCCAGAGTACTTCAGGTGCTGCTAGAAGTACAGCATTGAGGCCTGCTAGGATGTCCCCTGGTTCACACCAGAAGTATAGCACGTCGCCAAAGAAGAGGGAGGGGGATCTCCCTCCTCCCTTTTCGATGGAACAAATGGTTGAAGCATTTGAATCTTTGGGTATCTACCCGCAAATTGAGGTTTGGAGAGACCATCTCAGACAGTGGTTCTCCTCCATGTTGATCAACCCACTTTATCGGAAGATTCAGACAAACCACATTCAG GTTGCACAAACAGCAGCAAGTGTCGGTATCACAATTACAGTCAGTCAGATTGGAATTGACTCACTCAATGGCTCAGCACCGGTTAACTTATCTCCAATTACTGGCACAACAGAGTGGCTACCTACAGTAACAGTGGATGAGGATGGTTTGCTCCATCAGCTGCGTGCGTCTCTCTTGCAAGCACGCGATGGCTCAATTT CACAGACACAATTTGCTAGAATGCAGCAACCACAGGCAAACTCAATCCTCCCTTTCATACAAGCATGTATTGACGCCATAACAGACCACCAGAGacttaaaaagttgatgaaaggAGAGCTCATTAAGGGTTTACTTCCGCAAAGTAGTGTTCGTGCTGAGTATACAGTTAAAAGGGTTCGAG AGCTTGCTGAAGGAACATGCTTGAAGAACTATGATTATATGGGGAATGGATGCGCTAATGACAAAGGAGACAAGAAATGGAATAACGAACTTCCTACGGATTCACACTTGTTGCTGTACCTTTTTTGTGCTTTCTTGGAACATCCTCAATGGATGCTACATGTTGACCCCACATCTTATTCTAGTGCCCAGTATAGCAAGAATCCCTTATTCCTTGGGCTTCTCCCTCCGGCAGATAGGTTTCCAGAGAAGTATGTTGCTGTGATCTCTGGTGTGCCATCTGTCCTTCACCCAGGAGCTTGCATATTGGCCATTGGAAAGCAAAGTCCTCTGACATTTGCATTATATTGGGACAAGAAATTGCAATTCTCTCTTCAG GGAAGAACAGCCTTGTGGGATTCTATTTTGCTTCTGTGTCATAGAATAGAAACAAGCTATGGAGGTGTTGTCAGGGGTGTCCATCTCGGTTCCTCTGCTCTCAACATCCTTCCCGTGTTCAATACCGACACAGAAAACTGA